One Tunturibacter gelidoferens genomic region harbors:
- a CDS encoding multidrug efflux RND transporter permease subunit: protein MSPSKPFILRPVATSLLMVAILLAGFVAYEQLPVSALPQVDYPTIQVQTFYPGASPEVMASSVTAPLERQFGQIPGLSQMTSSSSGGGSVITLQFSLAESIDIAQQDVQAAINAAFSYLPKDLPNPPVYSKVNPADAPIMTLALTSDTLPLSKVEDLADTVIAQKISQLSGVGLVSINGGQKPAVRIQANPTALANYGLSLEDIRAAVGTTNVDQAKGNLNGASQSYTIGANDQLPSSGAYNNVIIAYRNGSPVRLSDVANAVDSAENLFQAAWMGTAVQAGAGGQVREAVLKPAVIVNIQRQPGANIIGVVDEVQKILPQLRSTMPATVQLQVLTDRTNTIRASVKDVQFSLVLTIGLVVMVIFLFLRSIAATIIPSVAVPLSIVGTFGVMYLLGYSLNNLSLMALTISTGFVVDDAIVMIENISRFLEQGDSPLEAALKGSEQIGFTIVSLTVSLIAVLIPLLFMGDIVGRLFREFAVTLAVTILVSALVSLTLTPMMSAKLLKHTPESEQNTFYKKSEEFFEYVIAKYAVGVRFVLRHQTATLLVTLATFALTVYLFLIVPKGFFPVQDTGVLLGITEAPQTISFNAMSSRQQALARIILQDKDVESVSSFIGIDGTNSTLNSGRIQINLKDREQRSSTALEVIERLEPKVATVDGIQCFLQPLQDLTVEDRVSRTQYQYSLEDANVEELTMWTSRMVGKLKQIPILSDVASDEQMSGLEAQLVIDRDTASRLGITPQNIDDTLDDAFAQRQVSTIFTQQNQYHVVLEVAPKYQRNPAALDNIYVKSSNGTQVPLSTFTHFEEKPTALVINHQGQFPAVTISFNLAPGKSIGDAVDAVNKAQAELHMPPSVKGEFQGSAKAFESSIANEPLLILAALIVVYIVLGVLYESYIHPITILSTLPSAGVGAILALLLFHVDLSVIALIGIILLIGIVKKNAIMMIDFALEAEREQGMTPTEAIYQACLLRFRPIMMTTMAALLGGLPLALGTGTGSELRRPLGITIVGGLIVSQVLTLFTTPVVYLFFDRLARRSGRSKDVELHAHAMSAD, encoded by the coding sequence GTGAGTCCTTCGAAGCCGTTTATTCTTCGGCCTGTGGCCACCTCGCTCTTGATGGTGGCCATTTTGCTTGCGGGGTTTGTCGCGTATGAGCAGCTGCCGGTGTCGGCGTTGCCGCAGGTGGACTATCCGACGATCCAAGTACAGACGTTTTATCCGGGGGCGAGTCCGGAGGTAATGGCGTCGTCGGTAACGGCTCCGCTGGAGAGGCAGTTTGGGCAGATACCTGGGCTTAGCCAGATGACATCGTCGAGCTCGGGCGGCGGAAGTGTGATTACGCTGCAGTTTTCGCTGGCGGAGTCGATCGATATCGCACAGCAGGATGTGCAGGCGGCGATCAATGCGGCGTTCAGCTATCTGCCGAAGGACCTGCCGAATCCGCCGGTATATAGCAAGGTGAATCCCGCTGATGCTCCGATTATGACCTTGGCGCTGACGAGCGATACGCTTCCGCTTTCGAAGGTGGAGGACCTGGCGGATACGGTGATCGCTCAGAAGATCTCGCAGCTTTCGGGCGTGGGATTGGTGTCGATCAATGGTGGGCAGAAGCCGGCTGTGCGGATTCAGGCGAACCCGACGGCGCTGGCGAACTATGGACTGAGCCTTGAAGATATTCGGGCTGCGGTCGGAACAACGAATGTGGATCAGGCGAAGGGAAATCTGAATGGAGCGAGCCAGTCCTATACGATCGGCGCGAACGATCAGCTGCCTTCGAGTGGAGCTTATAACAATGTGATTATTGCTTACCGGAACGGGTCTCCAGTGAGGCTGTCGGATGTGGCGAATGCGGTGGACAGCGCGGAGAACCTGTTTCAGGCGGCTTGGATGGGAACCGCGGTACAGGCTGGGGCGGGTGGGCAGGTGCGCGAGGCGGTGTTGAAGCCGGCGGTGATTGTGAACATCCAACGGCAGCCGGGGGCGAACATCATCGGCGTGGTGGATGAGGTGCAGAAGATTCTGCCGCAGCTGCGTTCGACGATGCCGGCGACGGTGCAACTGCAGGTGCTGACGGATCGGACGAATACGATTCGCGCTTCAGTGAAGGACGTGCAGTTTTCGCTGGTGCTGACTATTGGATTGGTCGTGATGGTGATCTTCCTGTTTCTGCGGTCGATTGCTGCGACGATTATTCCTTCGGTTGCGGTGCCGCTGTCGATTGTGGGGACGTTTGGAGTGATGTACCTGCTGGGGTACAGCCTGAATAACCTGTCGCTGATGGCGCTGACGATCTCTACAGGGTTTGTGGTGGATGACGCGATCGTGATGATCGAGAACATCTCGCGTTTTCTGGAGCAGGGAGATTCTCCGCTGGAGGCTGCGCTAAAGGGCTCGGAGCAGATTGGATTCACCATCGTTTCGCTGACGGTGAGTCTGATTGCGGTGCTGATTCCGCTGCTGTTCATGGGCGATATTGTCGGTCGGCTGTTCCGCGAGTTTGCTGTAACTCTGGCAGTTACAATTCTGGTTTCGGCGCTGGTTTCGCTGACGTTGACGCCGATGATGTCGGCGAAGCTGTTGAAGCATACGCCTGAGAGCGAGCAGAATACCTTCTACAAAAAGAGCGAAGAGTTCTTTGAGTATGTAATTGCGAAGTATGCGGTGGGTGTGCGGTTTGTACTGCGGCACCAGACTGCTACATTGCTGGTGACGCTGGCTACGTTTGCGCTGACGGTTTATCTGTTTTTGATAGTGCCGAAGGGGTTCTTTCCGGTTCAGGATACGGGTGTGCTACTGGGGATAACGGAGGCTCCGCAGACGATCAGCTTCAATGCGATGAGCTCGCGGCAACAGGCGCTGGCGAGGATCATTCTGCAGGATAAAGATGTTGAGAGCGTGTCATCGTTCATTGGAATCGATGGAACGAACTCTACTTTGAACAGCGGGCGCATTCAGATTAATTTGAAAGATCGGGAGCAGAGAAGCTCGACGGCGCTGGAGGTGATCGAACGGCTGGAGCCGAAGGTTGCAACAGTGGATGGGATTCAGTGTTTTCTGCAGCCGCTGCAGGATCTGACGGTGGAAGATCGCGTGAGCCGCACGCAGTACCAGTATTCGCTGGAGGATGCGAATGTTGAGGAGCTGACGATGTGGACCAGCAGAATGGTCGGAAAGCTGAAACAGATTCCGATTTTGAGCGATGTGGCGAGCGATGAGCAGATGAGCGGGCTCGAGGCGCAGCTTGTGATCGACCGCGATACCGCGTCGAGGCTGGGGATTACGCCGCAAAACATCGACGACACGCTGGATGACGCGTTTGCGCAACGGCAGGTCTCGACGATCTTTACGCAGCAAAACCAGTATCACGTGGTGTTGGAGGTGGCTCCGAAGTATCAGCGGAATCCGGCGGCGCTCGACAACATTTATGTGAAGAGCTCCAACGGGACGCAGGTGCCGCTGTCGACGTTTACGCACTTTGAGGAGAAGCCTACGGCGCTTGTGATCAATCACCAGGGGCAGTTCCCTGCTGTGACGATCTCGTTCAATCTGGCGCCGGGCAAGTCTATCGGCGACGCAGTGGATGCGGTGAACAAGGCTCAGGCGGAGTTGCATATGCCGCCGAGCGTGAAGGGTGAATTCCAAGGTTCGGCGAAGGCCTTTGAGTCTTCGATCGCGAATGAGCCGCTGTTGATTCTGGCTGCGCTGATCGTGGTGTATATCGTACTGGGCGTTTTGTACGAGAGCTATATTCATCCGATTACGATTCTTTCGACGCTTCCCTCGGCTGGAGTTGGCGCGATTCTGGCGCTGCTGCTGTTCCATGTGGATTTGAGTGTGATTGCGCTGATCGGAATTATTTTGCTGATAGGCATTGTGAAGAAGAACGCGATTATGATGATCGACTTTGCGCTGGAGGCCGAGCGCGAGCAGGGAATGACGCCGACGGAGGCGATCTATCAGGCATGTCTGCTGCGGTTTAGGCCGATTATGATGACGACGATGGCGGCGCTGCTGGGCGGTCTGCCGCTGGCGTTGGGTACAGGCACGGGTAGCGAGTTGCGGCGGCCGCTGGGTATCACGATTGTGGGTGGACTGATTGTGTCGCAGGTGTTGACGCTGTTTACGACGCCGGTGGTTTATCTGTTCTTCGACCGGCTTGCGCGCAGGTCGGGGCGTTCGAAGGATGTGGAGTTGCACGCGCATGCGATGTCGGCTGATTGA
- a CDS encoding CRISPR-associated protein Cas5, translating to MPNVHGIEFNSNQSELVKDLVRELLKDGNCAVYALNNMKPNGELRMATTPPTPNPRQVGGVFLRIRPGINEATIVRPMNAKAGDPLTKLAKLTQAETLEMIRIWRKETKSGPILIKSAPVSKLTNPAGSGRSNQAGV from the coding sequence ATGCCCAATGTGCATGGTATCGAGTTCAATTCAAATCAGTCGGAGCTCGTCAAGGACCTGGTTCGTGAACTCCTCAAAGATGGAAACTGCGCCGTATACGCGCTCAACAACATGAAGCCCAACGGCGAACTAAGGATGGCGACCACACCGCCTACTCCAAATCCAAGACAAGTCGGTGGAGTCTTCCTCAGAATCCGTCCCGGGATTAACGAAGCAACCATCGTCCGTCCGATGAACGCCAAGGCCGGCGATCCGCTCACCAAGTTGGCCAAGCTAACCCAGGCTGAGACGCTTGAGATGATTCGCATCTGGCGAAAAGAGACCAAATCCGGTCCCATCCTGATAAAGTCGGCACCCGTCAGCAAACTCACAAACCCCGCAGGCTCAGGCCGATCCAACCAGGCAGGCGTCTAG
- a CDS encoding efflux RND transporter permease subunit has translation MHFSAPFIRRPVATFLLSIAVILAGATAYTLLPVASLPQVEFPVISVGASLPGADPETMASSVATPLERQFSKIAGVNEMTSYSSTGVVGITLQFDLTRDVNGAARDVQAAINAARSQLPANLPSNPGYYKVNPADSPIMIIALTSDTMNVPQLYDACDSILAQKIAQIPGVGQTFCGGSAKPSVRIEANPMQLAHYGVGLEALRAAIGTVNVNQPKGYLQDDTRRWSVSATDQLFGAAAYAPLIVATDRGPVSSAPASTGLPASVASALTSNPQAVSGGTGSTGNGAGANGAATNSTTAAVAAPVVASTGMGAGPGTAHGVVRIQDVANVVNSVEDVHATGVFNGKPAILVIVFKTSTANVIETVDNVKKMLPMLEASIPPAISVHVALDRTTTIRASVKDVTRTLVISILLVVLVVFLFLREVRSTLIPTVAVPLSLLGTFAIMYLLGYTLDNLSLMALTISTGFVVDDAIVVIENISRHLEAGMSPYQAAMLGSKEIGFTVVSMSTSLIAVFIPILLMGGIVGRLFREFAVTLSVAIMVSLVVSLTTTPMLSAKYLEPHGRREHGWFYRSGERALGWLAAEYELGLRWVLKHQRLVLVITVLTFVLNVYLYILVPKGFFPEQDAGRIGGQVQGQQDVSFAQMKKNVLALAAIAQQDPGVEDVTAFAGGRGNSNGGFMFMSLKPDAERKKTGDTAQVIVNRLRPKVSNLPGVIMYLQAFQDLRIGGRNTATEYQYTLTGDNLKELDEWGPKLEAAMDQLPQIKDVATDQQQQGLRGQLVIDRATASRLGVSPLTIDSTLSDAFAQTQVSTTYMPLNQYHVVMEVAPQFQEDPDALKSIYVKSTTGAMVPLSAVTHFEAQRIPLAVNHQSQSPATTLSFNLAPGASLSEATQAIQQARVDIGMPSAIHGGFAGSAQAFKDSLKSEPWLILLALVAVYLVLGILYESFIHPLTILSTLPSAGVGAIVALLLFKVDLSVIAMIGIILLIGIVKKNAIMMIDFALVAERQHGKTPQEAIFEACMLRFRPIMMTTMAALLGGLPLALGRGTGSEMRRPLGITIVGGLIVSQALTLFTTPVVYLFFDRVRGRFARAVRGRRAGRRRVAEVVAGD, from the coding sequence ATGCATTTTTCAGCACCATTTATTCGGCGTCCGGTAGCGACGTTTCTTTTGTCGATAGCGGTGATTCTGGCGGGCGCGACGGCTTATACGCTGCTGCCGGTGGCCAGTCTGCCGCAGGTGGAGTTTCCGGTCATCTCGGTGGGCGCGAGTTTGCCTGGTGCGGATCCGGAGACGATGGCTTCGTCTGTGGCGACGCCGCTGGAGCGACAGTTCTCGAAGATTGCCGGCGTCAACGAGATGACGTCCTATTCTTCTACCGGCGTGGTGGGGATTACGCTTCAGTTCGATTTGACGCGTGATGTGAATGGGGCGGCCCGGGATGTGCAGGCGGCGATCAATGCGGCGCGGAGCCAGCTTCCTGCGAATCTTCCAAGTAATCCTGGGTACTACAAGGTAAATCCGGCTGACTCACCGATCATGATTATCGCGCTGACCTCTGACACGATGAATGTGCCGCAGTTGTACGACGCTTGCGACAGCATCCTGGCGCAGAAGATCGCGCAGATACCGGGCGTGGGGCAGACCTTCTGTGGGGGGAGCGCGAAGCCCTCGGTACGGATTGAGGCGAACCCGATGCAGCTGGCTCACTATGGCGTGGGGCTCGAGGCGCTGCGGGCGGCGATCGGCACGGTGAATGTGAATCAGCCGAAGGGATATCTGCAGGATGACACGCGGCGGTGGAGTGTCAGTGCGACGGATCAGCTGTTTGGTGCGGCGGCGTATGCTCCGCTGATTGTGGCAACGGATCGCGGGCCTGTGAGTTCGGCACCTGCGAGCACGGGTCTGCCTGCTTCGGTGGCGAGCGCATTGACGAGTAATCCGCAGGCGGTGAGTGGAGGTACTGGCTCGACCGGCAACGGGGCCGGTGCGAATGGAGCCGCGACAAACAGTACGACAGCGGCCGTCGCTGCACCTGTGGTTGCGAGTACAGGGATGGGTGCTGGGCCGGGGACGGCGCATGGCGTGGTGCGGATTCAGGATGTGGCGAATGTCGTCAACAGTGTTGAGGATGTTCACGCTACCGGAGTCTTCAACGGGAAGCCTGCGATTCTTGTGATTGTGTTCAAGACCTCGACGGCGAACGTCATTGAGACTGTGGACAACGTGAAGAAGATGTTGCCTATGCTGGAGGCGTCGATTCCGCCGGCGATCTCGGTGCATGTGGCGCTCGACCGGACTACTACGATTCGTGCTTCGGTGAAGGATGTAACGCGAACGCTGGTGATCTCGATCCTGCTGGTGGTGCTGGTGGTGTTTCTGTTCCTGCGCGAGGTGCGGTCGACTTTGATCCCGACAGTCGCGGTGCCGTTGAGTCTGCTGGGGACGTTTGCCATCATGTACCTGCTGGGGTATACGCTCGACAATCTGTCGCTGATGGCGCTGACGATCTCGACGGGGTTTGTGGTCGATGACGCGATTGTGGTGATCGAGAATATCAGCCGTCATCTTGAAGCGGGGATGTCGCCGTATCAGGCCGCGATGTTGGGGTCGAAGGAGATTGGATTTACGGTGGTGTCGATGAGCACGTCGCTGATTGCGGTGTTCATTCCGATTCTGCTGATGGGTGGGATTGTGGGGCGGCTGTTTCGCGAGTTTGCTGTGACGCTGTCGGTGGCGATTATGGTGTCGCTGGTAGTATCGCTGACGACTACGCCGATGTTGAGCGCGAAGTATCTGGAGCCGCACGGCAGGCGGGAGCATGGGTGGTTCTACCGTTCGGGCGAGCGGGCTCTAGGGTGGCTGGCAGCGGAGTATGAGCTGGGGCTGCGCTGGGTGTTAAAGCATCAGAGGCTGGTGCTGGTCATAACGGTGCTGACGTTTGTGCTGAATGTTTATCTGTACATCCTGGTGCCGAAGGGATTCTTTCCTGAGCAGGACGCGGGGCGTATTGGCGGGCAGGTGCAGGGGCAGCAGGATGTATCGTTCGCGCAGATGAAGAAGAATGTGCTGGCGCTGGCGGCGATCGCACAGCAGGACCCTGGCGTTGAAGATGTTACGGCGTTTGCGGGTGGGCGCGGAAATTCAAACGGCGGCTTCATGTTTATGTCCCTGAAGCCGGATGCCGAGCGCAAGAAGACGGGAGACACGGCGCAGGTGATCGTCAACCGACTGCGACCGAAGGTCAGCAACCTGCCTGGCGTGATTATGTATCTGCAGGCTTTTCAGGATCTGCGGATTGGCGGCCGGAACACGGCGACGGAGTATCAGTACACGCTGACCGGAGACAATCTCAAAGAGTTGGACGAGTGGGGTCCTAAGCTGGAAGCTGCGATGGACCAGCTGCCGCAGATTAAAGACGTCGCGACGGATCAGCAGCAGCAGGGACTACGTGGGCAGCTGGTGATTGATCGGGCGACTGCGAGCCGGCTGGGGGTGTCGCCGTTGACGATCGATTCTACGCTGTCGGATGCGTTTGCACAGACGCAGGTTTCGACGACCTACATGCCGCTGAATCAGTACCACGTGGTGATGGAGGTTGCGCCGCAGTTTCAGGAGGATCCGGATGCGTTGAAGAGTATCTATGTGAAGAGCACGACCGGGGCGATGGTGCCGCTGTCGGCAGTGACGCACTTTGAGGCGCAGAGGATTCCGCTGGCGGTGAATCATCAGTCGCAGTCGCCGGCTACTACGTTGTCGTTCAATCTTGCGCCAGGGGCTTCGCTGAGTGAGGCGACGCAGGCGATTCAGCAGGCGCGAGTGGATATCGGGATGCCTTCGGCTATTCATGGGGGTTTTGCGGGGTCGGCGCAGGCTTTCAAAGATTCGCTGAAGAGTGAGCCGTGGCTGATTTTGCTGGCGCTGGTGGCGGTCTATCTTGTGCTGGGGATTCTGTATGAAAGCTTTATTCATCCGTTGACGATTTTGTCGACGCTGCCTTCGGCGGGGGTGGGCGCAATTGTGGCGCTGCTGCTGTTCAAGGTGGATCTGAGTGTGATCGCGATGATCGGGATCATTCTGCTGATCGGGATTGTGAAGAAGAACGCGATTATGATGATCGACTTTGCGCTGGTGGCGGAGCGGCAACATGGGAAGACACCACAGGAGGCGATCTTCGAGGCGTGTATGCTGCGGTTTCGGCCGATCATGATGACGACGATGGCGGCTTTGCTGGGAGGATTGCCGCTGGCGCTGGGACGAGGGACGGGCAGCGAGATGCGGCGGCCGTTGGGGATCACGATTGTGGGTGGGTTGATTGTTTCGCAGGCTCTTACGTTGTTTACTACGCCGGTGGTTTATCTGTTCTTCGATCGGGTGAGGGGCAGGTTTGCCCGGGCGGTGCGGGGACGACGGGCTGGGCGGCGACGGGTGGCAGAGGTTGTGGCTGGGGATTAG
- a CDS encoding efflux RND transporter periplasmic adaptor subunit, translated as MLSTQVNEKERHDGVAAAESQRDLRHAEPLPEEPKGSSARKWIVVLVILAVVGAAVWKIRRNTKEQNGVQMMMAAQADRPASVQVSAVQQKTMPIFLTALGTVTAYNTVTIKSRVDGQLMQVPVREGQAVRQGQTLAEIDPKPYQAALEQAQGQLVKDQANAVNARAEAARYEALLSAGVVSKESQQAQASTAGQAEGSIASDHAAIEAAKVNLGYTKILSPINGVVGLRQVDAGNIVHAADTNGLLVVTQLQPIAVIFTLPEDQLPEVLRRTRAGDKLVVEAYDRAAATHLASGSLLTVDNQIDTTTGTVKAKAVFENKDGALFPNQFVNVRLILQEKRNAVVIPASALQTGTQGNFVYLLKQGQPPPDPLAKKNADGPTIELPENQTKFYVEAQTVNVELTEGTQVILSGGVRPGDQIVVDGQEKLKNGSKVFPKTAPTKAGDGTTAELGMTSNVGQPS; from the coding sequence ATGCTGTCAACGCAAGTGAATGAGAAAGAACGACACGATGGGGTAGCGGCGGCCGAGTCGCAGAGAGATTTGCGGCACGCCGAGCCGTTGCCAGAGGAGCCGAAGGGTTCGTCGGCGCGGAAGTGGATTGTGGTTTTGGTGATACTCGCGGTGGTGGGGGCGGCGGTGTGGAAGATCCGCCGGAACACGAAGGAACAGAACGGCGTGCAGATGATGATGGCGGCGCAGGCGGACCGGCCGGCTTCGGTGCAGGTGTCTGCGGTACAGCAGAAGACGATGCCGATCTTCCTGACGGCGTTGGGAACGGTGACGGCGTACAACACCGTGACGATCAAGTCGCGTGTGGATGGGCAGTTGATGCAGGTGCCGGTGCGCGAAGGGCAAGCCGTGCGGCAGGGACAGACGCTGGCTGAGATTGACCCGAAGCCTTACCAGGCGGCGTTGGAACAGGCGCAGGGACAGTTGGTGAAAGACCAGGCGAACGCGGTGAATGCTCGTGCGGAGGCGGCGCGGTATGAGGCGCTGCTGTCGGCTGGCGTGGTTTCGAAGGAGAGCCAGCAGGCGCAGGCTTCGACGGCTGGGCAGGCGGAGGGATCGATCGCTTCGGACCACGCGGCGATTGAAGCCGCTAAGGTGAACCTGGGGTATACGAAGATTCTTTCGCCGATCAATGGAGTGGTTGGGCTTCGGCAGGTCGATGCTGGAAATATTGTGCATGCGGCAGATACAAATGGCTTGCTGGTAGTGACACAGCTGCAGCCGATCGCGGTGATCTTTACACTGCCGGAAGATCAGCTGCCTGAGGTGTTGAGGCGAACGCGCGCGGGCGACAAGCTGGTGGTGGAGGCGTATGACCGGGCTGCGGCGACGCATCTGGCGAGTGGAAGTTTGTTGACGGTCGATAACCAGATTGACACGACGACCGGAACGGTGAAGGCAAAGGCCGTCTTCGAAAATAAAGACGGTGCTTTGTTTCCGAATCAGTTTGTGAATGTGCGATTGATCCTGCAGGAGAAACGCAATGCGGTGGTGATTCCGGCTTCGGCGCTGCAGACGGGAACGCAGGGGAACTTTGTTTATCTGCTGAAGCAGGGGCAGCCGCCGCCTGATCCGTTGGCGAAGAAGAATGCGGATGGTCCGACGATTGAGCTGCCAGAGAACCAGACGAAATTTTATGTCGAGGCGCAGACGGTAAACGTGGAACTGACCGAGGGGACGCAGGTGATCCTGAGCGGCGGCGTGAGGCCGGGAGACCAGATTGTGGTGGATGGGCAGGAGAAGCTGAAGAATGGAAGCAAGGTGTTTCCGAAGACTGCTCCGACGAAGGCTGGAGATGGGACTACTGCGGAGTTGGGAATGACGAGCAACGTGGGGCAGCCCTCGTGA
- a CDS encoding UbiA family prenyltransferase — protein MPLSATEIDTAALPVLCVDLDGTLVKSDTLHDSALAVARHHPLALLKIPSWLLQGKAALKRHLAATVQLDVAHLPYNRELLQYLQQQHSTGRPIYLATAADADTAHRVAAHLGLFTGVLASDGQLNLAGKNKLAAFHAQFGDNFTYIGNAMPDLTLLESCKEPMVANPTPALRAALRKARVTPARTFDETVSPLKAWPKAIRLHQWAKNVLIFLPLLLAHNWTPGILAGAALAFLSFGLCASATYIVNDLLDLEADRQHPRKRRRPFASGDLSALSGIAVIALFLATSLALALLVPIVISAISPDASLIRPHHFLLWLGIYLVTTLAYSLRLKRSVLVDVIVLSGLYTVRIIAGSAATGIPVSTWLAGFSIFFFLSLAFVKRFAELENLSERGGSTAGGRGYHVSDIEQLRSFGTASGYASVVVLTLYISNLDAAQLYHHTARLWLLVPVLLLWISRLWFTASRGQLDEDPVVYAITDRRSLFLGVLVVLIVLSAL, from the coding sequence TTGCCTCTCTCGGCCACTGAAATTGACACTGCCGCGCTCCCGGTCCTCTGCGTCGACCTCGACGGAACCCTCGTCAAATCCGACACCCTGCACGACTCCGCGCTCGCCGTCGCCCGCCACCATCCCCTGGCCCTCCTCAAAATCCCCTCCTGGCTCCTCCAGGGCAAAGCCGCCCTCAAACGCCACCTCGCCGCCACCGTCCAGCTCGACGTCGCCCACCTCCCCTATAACCGGGAACTCCTTCAGTATCTGCAACAACAACACTCCACCGGCCGCCCTATTTACCTGGCCACTGCCGCCGACGCCGACACCGCCCACCGCGTCGCCGCCCACCTCGGCCTCTTCACCGGCGTCCTCGCCTCCGACGGCCAACTCAACCTCGCCGGCAAAAACAAGCTAGCCGCCTTCCACGCCCAATTCGGCGACAACTTCACCTACATCGGCAACGCCATGCCCGACCTCACCCTCCTCGAAAGCTGCAAGGAGCCCATGGTCGCCAACCCCACCCCCGCCCTCCGCGCCGCCCTCCGCAAAGCCCGCGTCACCCCCGCCCGCACCTTCGACGAGACCGTCTCCCCCCTCAAAGCCTGGCCCAAAGCCATTCGCCTCCACCAGTGGGCTAAAAACGTCCTCATCTTCCTCCCGCTCCTCCTCGCCCACAACTGGACCCCCGGCATCCTCGCCGGCGCCGCCCTGGCCTTCCTCAGCTTCGGCCTCTGCGCCTCAGCCACCTACATCGTCAACGACCTCCTCGACCTCGAAGCCGACCGCCAGCACCCCCGCAAGCGCCGCCGCCCCTTCGCCTCCGGAGATCTCTCCGCCCTCTCCGGCATCGCCGTCATCGCCCTCTTCCTCGCAACCTCTCTCGCCCTGGCCCTCCTCGTCCCGATTGTCATCTCAGCCATCTCGCCCGACGCCAGTCTGATTCGACCTCACCACTTTCTCCTCTGGCTGGGCATCTATCTGGTCACCACCCTCGCCTACTCGCTGCGTCTCAAACGCTCCGTCCTGGTCGACGTCATCGTCCTCTCCGGCCTCTACACCGTTCGCATCATCGCCGGCTCAGCCGCCACAGGAATTCCCGTCTCCACCTGGCTCGCCGGATTCAGCATCTTCTTCTTTCTCTCCCTCGCCTTCGTCAAACGCTTCGCCGAGCTCGAAAACCTCAGCGAGCGCGGCGGCTCCACCGCAGGCGGCCGCGGCTACCACGTCTCCGACATCGAACAGCTCCGCAGCTTTGGCACCGCAAGCGGCTACGCCTCGGTCGTCGTCCTCACCCTCTACATCTCAAACCTCGACGCCGCCCAGCTCTATCACCACACCGCCCGCCTCTGGCTTCTCGTCCCCGTCCTTCTCCTCTGGATCAGCCGCCTCTGGTTCACAGCCTCCCGCGGCCAGCTCGACGAAGACCCCGTCGTCTACGCCATCACCGACCGCCGCAGCCTTTTCCTGGGCGTCCTGGTCGTCCTCATCGTCCTCTCCGCCCTCTGA